A genomic segment from Comamonas terrigena NBRC 13299 encodes:
- a CDS encoding YkgJ family cysteine cluster protein, translated as MKSSIRIVDVDRLETWSKYKPGMCDTCAANCCTMPLEVRLPDLVRLGLVDPFEVEHIEPKQIAKRLTKMRLIDHFNPKHEIFTMARRASGDCNFLDATTRRCTVYEQRPETCRLHPKKGPKPGFCAYGNKNARL; from the coding sequence ATGAAATCCTCCATCCGCATCGTGGACGTGGACCGTCTGGAAACCTGGAGCAAGTACAAGCCCGGCATGTGCGACACCTGCGCAGCCAACTGCTGCACCATGCCGCTGGAGGTGCGTCTGCCCGACCTGGTGCGCCTGGGCCTGGTGGACCCGTTCGAGGTCGAGCACATCGAACCCAAGCAGATCGCCAAGCGCCTGACCAAGATGCGACTGATCGACCACTTCAATCCCAAACACGAGATCTTCACCATGGCGCGGCGCGCCAGCGGAGACTGCAACTTTCTGGATGCCACCACACGCCGCTGCACGGTGTACGAGCAGCGCCCGGAGACCTGCCGCCTGCACCCCAAGAAAGGCCCCAAACCGGGTTTTTGCGCCTACGGCAACAAGAACGCCCGCCTCTGA
- a CDS encoding NUDIX hydrolase — MHHLHIAAACLFNTQGHLLTVRKRGTQAWMLPGGKRDGDETPLRALVRELQEELQITMAAADFAPLGQFSAIAANEAATQVHAHVLVAHAPLQQTVQAAAEIAGVQWLALDQPLPDTLAPLLRSQVIPALRARNATA; from the coding sequence ATGCACCACCTGCACATCGCCGCCGCCTGTCTGTTCAACACCCAGGGCCACTTGCTGACCGTGCGCAAGCGCGGCACCCAGGCCTGGATGCTGCCCGGCGGCAAGCGCGATGGGGATGAAACGCCGCTGCGGGCCCTGGTGCGCGAGCTGCAGGAGGAGTTGCAGATCACCATGGCGGCCGCAGACTTTGCGCCCTTGGGCCAGTTCAGCGCCATTGCCGCCAATGAAGCGGCCACCCAGGTGCACGCCCATGTGCTGGTGGCGCACGCCCCCCTGCAGCAGACCGTGCAGGCCGCGGCCGAGATTGCGGGTGTGCAGTGGCTGGCACTGGACCAGCCGCTGCCGGACACCCTGGCGCCGCTGCTGCGCAGCCAGGTGATTCCGGCGCTGCGGGCGCGCAACGCGACAGCCTGA
- a CDS encoding hemolysin family protein produces MEIPILIALILLNGVFAMSEIALVTARKARLQKLIDEGDSAAAAALKLGEDPTRFLSTIQIGITSIGVLNGIFGEAALAQPLSVWLEQWGMPVKYAGTVSTAVVVVLITYVSIVLGELVPKRLGQTNPESIARLVARPINLLAKLTKPFVWMLTSSTLGLLKLLGVRQSNESSVTEDEIHAMLAEGTSSGAIEQNEHAMVRNLFRLDDRQISSLMVPRSDVVCLDISASFEENLALIEEHDHARFPVTSGSFEDLLGVLNARQWMAHALKGDRELTPTSVFLEKPLYIPETITGMELLENFKNSGAPMAFVVDEYGVVQGIVTVHDLMEAITGEFVTEDPSDAWAVQRDDGSWLLDGHIPIMELKDRLNLKSVPEEEKGRYQTLSGMVMLLTGKLPTEADKVVWESWQFEVVDMDGKIIDKILATRLQDNVIETLQDE; encoded by the coding sequence ATGGAAATTCCGATACTTATCGCCCTCATCCTGCTCAACGGCGTATTTGCCATGTCCGAGATCGCGCTGGTCACGGCACGCAAGGCAAGACTGCAAAAGCTGATTGATGAGGGCGACAGCGCTGCGGCTGCTGCGCTCAAGCTGGGGGAAGACCCCACACGTTTCCTCTCCACCATCCAGATCGGCATCACCTCCATCGGTGTGCTCAACGGTATCTTCGGTGAAGCCGCACTGGCCCAGCCGCTGTCCGTGTGGCTGGAGCAATGGGGCATGCCGGTCAAGTACGCCGGCACGGTCTCCACGGCCGTGGTGGTGGTCCTGATCACCTATGTGTCCATCGTCCTGGGCGAACTGGTCCCCAAGCGCCTGGGCCAGACCAACCCCGAGTCCATTGCCCGTCTGGTGGCCCGCCCCATCAACCTGCTGGCCAAGCTGACCAAGCCTTTCGTGTGGATGCTCACCAGCTCCACCCTGGGTCTGCTCAAGTTGCTGGGCGTGCGCCAGAGCAATGAATCCTCGGTGACCGAGGATGAAATCCATGCCATGTTGGCCGAAGGCACCTCGTCGGGTGCCATCGAACAGAACGAACACGCCATGGTGCGCAACCTGTTCCGCCTGGACGATCGCCAGATCTCCTCGCTGATGGTGCCGCGCTCCGATGTGGTGTGCCTGGACATCTCTGCCAGCTTTGAAGAGAACCTGGCACTGATCGAAGAGCACGACCACGCGCGCTTTCCCGTCACCAGCGGCAGCTTTGAAGACCTGCTGGGCGTGCTCAATGCCCGCCAGTGGATGGCCCATGCGCTCAAGGGCGACCGCGAACTGACGCCCACCAGCGTCTTCCTGGAAAAACCGCTCTACATTCCGGAAACCATCACCGGCATGGAACTGCTGGAGAACTTCAAGAATTCCGGCGCGCCCATGGCCTTTGTGGTCGACGAGTACGGCGTGGTGCAGGGCATTGTGACTGTGCACGATTTGATGGAAGCCATCACCGGCGAGTTCGTCACCGAAGACCCCAGCGACGCCTGGGCGGTGCAGCGCGATGACGGCAGCTGGCTGCTGGACGGCCACATTCCCATCATGGAGCTCAAGGACCGCCTGAACCTGAAGAGCGTGCCGGAAGAGGAAAAAGGCCGCTACCAGACGCTCAGCGGCATGGTCATGCTGCTGACCGGCAAGCTGCCCACCGAGGCCGACAAGGTGGTCTGGGAATCCTGGCAGTTCGAAGTGGTCGACATGGACGGCAAGATCATTGACAAGATCCTGGCCACCCGGCTGCAGGACAATGTGATTGAGACCTTGCAGGACGAGTAA
- a CDS encoding undecaprenyl-diphosphate phosphatase has translation MHANFGWLDALILGLVQGLTEFLPISSSAHLRILGPLLPGHADPGAAFTAITQLGTELAVLIYFRKDVWRMLTAWLASLPVIGSRRAGEPLSADAKLAWLVILGTIPICVLGLLLRDFIETTFRTLALTAVMLIVFGLLLGWAERRGSQTRTIAQLGAKDGVLLGLAQAMALIPGVSRSGGTITVALLLGMTREAAARFSFLLAIPAVLLSGFYMLLFKREPMSPDQWGMTLAATFVAFVVGYAVIVWFMRLISHKGFTFFVVYRVVLGLLILAGLYFGLIQ, from the coding sequence ATGCACGCCAACTTTGGCTGGCTGGATGCCCTGATCCTGGGCCTGGTCCAGGGCCTGACCGAATTCCTCCCCATCTCCTCCAGCGCCCACCTGCGCATCCTGGGCCCTTTGCTGCCCGGCCATGCCGACCCAGGCGCTGCCTTCACCGCCATCACCCAGCTGGGAACCGAGCTGGCGGTGCTGATCTATTTCCGCAAGGACGTGTGGCGCATGCTGACGGCCTGGCTGGCTTCGCTGCCCGTGATCGGCAGCCGCCGTGCGGGCGAGCCGCTGAGCGCCGACGCCAAGCTGGCCTGGCTGGTGATTCTGGGCACCATCCCCATCTGTGTGCTGGGCCTGCTGCTGCGTGATTTCATTGAAACCACCTTCCGCACGCTGGCGCTGACTGCGGTGATGCTGATTGTCTTCGGTCTGCTGCTGGGCTGGGCCGAGCGCCGGGGTAGCCAGACCCGCACGATTGCGCAGCTGGGTGCCAAGGATGGTGTGTTGCTGGGCCTGGCCCAGGCCATGGCGCTGATTCCGGGCGTGTCGCGCTCGGGCGGCACCATCACCGTGGCCCTGCTGCTGGGCATGACGCGTGAGGCGGCGGCCCGCTTTTCCTTCCTGCTGGCGATTCCGGCCGTGCTGCTGTCGGGCTTTTACATGCTGCTGTTCAAGCGCGAGCCCATGTCACCCGACCAGTGGGGCATGACGCTGGCTGCCACGTTTGTCGCTTTTGTCGTCGGTTATGCGGTGATCGTGTGGTTTATGCGCCTGATTTCACACAAGGGCTTTACATTCTTCGTTGTGTACCGTGTTGTGCTGGGCCTGCTGATTCTGGCGGGCCTGTACTTTGGCCTGATTCAATAA
- a CDS encoding GGDEF domain-containing protein: protein MAIPVSPENEAATLRQEMGQSLEMLRFASPVLEQEFTQELRVQQRRSTLFTLGFLGLVWIFFAAFDWWRMQAVLGTGRELQFVLGVMLQRWVVLACFLCTLYVLLHPGTRSATHEFWIVVSVVACGCGVVISSYTAKSLGLPEASIVMLLTVVVALYPLGIRLRQALLAAVSVCVVTTFAGPWLLPQPQQLAEHWLVVIMMWVTLVLSGVTAYFRERALRQQFVLRKLLDWEACHDPLTGLANRRIFREQFQRNMLHAKREKESLFLAVIDIDHFKLYNDLYGHQAGDEVLRLVGNLLADYARRPLDLAVRLGGEEFALVAYDEDVQSLRKRMEKLLIDLHGLNLAHDASPTAPYVTVSVGLAQVRDEDTVDTVFKLADSLLFQAKEQGRNQVCGVASIAMPVINPRRPSWAQQAAAVGPAS from the coding sequence ATGGCCATCCCTGTCAGCCCAGAAAACGAAGCAGCGACACTGCGCCAGGAAATGGGGCAGTCGCTGGAGATGCTGCGTTTTGCCTCGCCGGTGCTGGAACAGGAATTCACGCAGGAGCTGCGCGTGCAGCAGCGCCGCAGCACGCTGTTCACGCTGGGCTTTCTGGGCCTGGTGTGGATCTTCTTTGCGGCCTTTGACTGGTGGCGCATGCAGGCGGTGCTGGGCACCGGCCGGGAACTGCAGTTTGTGCTGGGCGTGATGCTGCAGCGCTGGGTGGTGCTGGCCTGCTTTCTGTGCACCCTGTATGTCTTGCTGCACCCCGGAACCCGGTCCGCCACCCATGAGTTCTGGATCGTGGTGTCGGTGGTGGCCTGTGGCTGCGGGGTGGTGATTTCTTCCTACACGGCCAAATCGCTGGGCCTGCCCGAGGCCAGCATCGTCATGCTGCTGACCGTGGTGGTGGCGCTCTATCCGCTGGGCATCCGGCTGCGCCAGGCCCTGCTGGCCGCGGTATCGGTGTGTGTGGTCACTACCTTTGCAGGACCTTGGCTGCTGCCGCAACCCCAGCAACTGGCGGAGCACTGGCTGGTGGTGATCATGATGTGGGTCACGCTGGTGCTGTCCGGCGTGACGGCGTATTTCCGCGAACGTGCACTGCGCCAGCAGTTCGTGCTGCGCAAGCTGCTGGACTGGGAGGCCTGCCACGATCCGTTGACGGGGCTGGCCAACCGCCGGATCTTTCGCGAGCAGTTCCAGCGCAACATGCTGCACGCCAAGCGGGAGAAGGAATCCCTGTTCCTGGCGGTGATCGATATCGACCACTTCAAGCTCTACAACGACCTCTACGGTCACCAGGCCGGCGATGAGGTGCTGCGGCTGGTGGGCAATCTGCTGGCGGACTATGCACGCCGCCCGCTGGATCTGGCCGTGCGGCTGGGCGGGGAGGAATTTGCCCTGGTGGCCTATGACGAAGATGTGCAGTCGCTGCGCAAGCGCATGGAAAAGCTGCTGATCGACCTGCATGGCCTGAACCTGGCCCACGACGCCTCGCCCACCGCGCCCTATGTCACCGTGAGCGTGGGCCTGGCCCAGGTGCGCGACGAGGACACGGTGGACACGGTGTTCAAGCTGGCCGACAGCCTGCTGTTCCAGGCCAAGGAACAGGGGCGCAACCAGGTCTGCGGTGTGGCCTCGATTGCCATGCCGGTGATCAACCCGCGCCGTCCCAGCTGGGCACAGCAGGCAGCGGCCGTAGGGCCAGCCAGTTAA
- a CDS encoding carboxymuconolactone decarboxylase family protein: MSTPSADRLPPIPESDWTPEQRRLAQPIIDGPRGALISPFVPLLRSPELMDHAQRMGEYLRFRSSIGLRLSELAICITARHWSQQVEWAIHAPIAEREGIAPAALADIALGRTPGALQPDEAVLYAFCTELHRHQGISDATWAQAVALWGEQGVVDLIGVNGYYTLLSMVMNSARTTVPASSASPLPPLGKGG, from the coding sequence ATGTCTACCCCCTCTGCCGACCGCCTGCCCCCGATTCCCGAAAGTGACTGGACGCCCGAACAGCGGCGCCTGGCCCAACCCATCATCGATGGACCGCGCGGCGCACTGATTTCGCCCTTTGTGCCGCTGCTGCGCAGCCCGGAGCTGATGGACCATGCCCAGCGCATGGGCGAGTACTTGCGCTTTCGCAGCAGCATCGGTCTGCGGCTGTCGGAGCTGGCCATCTGCATCACGGCCCGCCACTGGTCGCAGCAGGTGGAGTGGGCCATTCACGCGCCCATTGCAGAACGTGAAGGGATTGCACCTGCGGCCCTGGCCGATATCGCCCTGGGCCGCACTCCCGGCGCCTTGCAGCCGGATGAAGCCGTGCTCTACGCCTTCTGTACCGAGTTGCACCGCCACCAGGGCATCAGCGACGCCACCTGGGCCCAGGCCGTTGCCCTGTGGGGCGAGCAAGGGGTGGTCGACCTGATCGGCGTCAACGGCTACTACACCTTGCTGTCGATGGTGATGAACAGCGCCCGCACCACGGTGCCGGCCTCCAGCGCCAGCCCCTTGCCGCCCTTGGGAAAAGGCGGCTGA
- the dinG gene encoding ATP-dependent DNA helicase DinG, with amino-acid sequence MSQEKWAALALESFDSVVASIPGFRSRDGQRRMADQVARTFAQTQLGKIEEGAPEPKKSIAVVQAGTGVGKSLAYSVPAISTALARGTRVLISTATVALQEQLVNKDLPALAQKMPVPFKFALAKGRGRFVCKLKLERLSSTGEHSEEADDLFAEEEAAQRKARPPAEKEARMQFYASMADALATGEWDGDRDSLKTPPEPEAWSPVAAEGSSCTGKHCPVFSSCTYYERRKDMVAAQVIVANHDLLLSSLGARLLPELDNCLLVLDEAHHLPQTALSQFACEMDLSRLQWIDKLTSRALRVGQLMEVEDIAELPGHSAGLRQHLTDLARLVMEIYGDALKGQKDSWGPARVRAPRGVLPEPLINPLAQVMHHASGFLDALRAISKALRAEIKDKPEEAQRLSALYAQVGTLAPRLESVHDTAQLLSQQPEMQADGSAQVPNAKWFTLEIDGDYIVVKAHASPILPGATLRHHLWSQVRGAVLTSATLTSCGGFDFFLREAGLHGDASVQTLEVASPFDYAAQGTLVAHQTQADPREAQAFTAEMVDALLNDLALVQAGALVLFTSREQMRQAVDALPSHMRSYVLVQNAMPRTMLLADHRSRVESGLPSIIFGMQSFGEGLDLPGALCESLFITKLPFAPPDDPVGESRAEWLRTSGRNPFNELVVPATAIRLAQWVGRAIRTEEDQAHVYCYDKRLVATSYGAQLLKGLPPFTLAKRAA; translated from the coding sequence ATGAGCCAGGAAAAATGGGCCGCGCTGGCCCTTGAATCGTTCGATTCCGTTGTCGCATCCATCCCCGGGTTCCGCAGCCGTGACGGCCAACGGCGCATGGCCGATCAGGTGGCGCGCACGTTCGCCCAGACCCAGCTGGGCAAAATCGAGGAAGGCGCTCCTGAGCCGAAAAAATCGATCGCCGTGGTCCAGGCCGGAACCGGGGTGGGCAAGTCGCTGGCGTATTCGGTGCCCGCCATCAGCACCGCCCTGGCACGTGGCACGCGGGTGCTGATTTCCACCGCCACGGTGGCACTGCAGGAACAGCTGGTGAACAAGGATTTGCCGGCCCTGGCGCAGAAAATGCCGGTCCCTTTCAAATTTGCGCTGGCCAAGGGGCGTGGTCGTTTTGTCTGCAAACTCAAGCTCGAGCGGCTGTCCAGCACCGGTGAGCACAGCGAGGAGGCCGATGACCTCTTTGCCGAAGAAGAAGCTGCCCAGCGCAAGGCCCGGCCGCCGGCCGAAAAAGAGGCGCGCATGCAGTTCTATGCCAGCATGGCCGACGCCCTGGCCACCGGCGAATGGGATGGCGACCGCGACAGCCTGAAAACCCCGCCCGAGCCCGAGGCCTGGAGCCCCGTGGCCGCCGAAGGCAGCAGTTGCACCGGCAAGCACTGCCCGGTATTCAGCAGCTGCACCTACTACGAACGGCGCAAGGACATGGTGGCCGCCCAGGTCATCGTTGCCAACCACGATCTGCTGCTGTCCTCACTGGGCGCCCGCCTGCTGCCCGAGCTGGATAACTGCCTGCTGGTGCTGGACGAGGCCCACCACCTGCCGCAGACCGCCCTCTCCCAGTTCGCCTGCGAGATGGATTTGAGCCGCCTGCAGTGGATCGACAAGCTCACCAGCCGGGCCCTGCGCGTGGGCCAGCTGATGGAAGTGGAGGACATCGCCGAGCTGCCCGGCCACAGTGCCGGCCTGCGCCAGCACCTGACGGATCTGGCCCGCCTGGTGATGGAGATCTACGGCGACGCACTGAAGGGCCAGAAAGACAGCTGGGGCCCGGCCCGTGTACGGGCTCCACGCGGCGTTTTGCCGGAACCCCTGATCAACCCCCTGGCACAGGTCATGCACCACGCCAGCGGCTTTCTGGACGCCTTGCGGGCCATTTCCAAGGCCTTGCGCGCCGAGATCAAGGACAAGCCCGAGGAAGCCCAGCGCCTGTCCGCCCTGTATGCCCAGGTGGGCACCCTGGCACCGCGCCTGGAATCGGTGCACGACACGGCCCAGCTGTTGAGCCAGCAACCCGAGATGCAGGCCGACGGCAGCGCCCAGGTGCCCAATGCCAAATGGTTCACGCTGGAGATCGATGGCGACTACATCGTCGTCAAGGCCCATGCCAGCCCCATCCTGCCGGGAGCCACGCTGCGCCACCACCTGTGGAGCCAGGTGCGGGGCGCTGTGCTGACCTCGGCCACCCTGACCAGCTGCGGCGGCTTCGACTTCTTTCTGCGGGAAGCCGGCCTGCACGGCGACGCCAGCGTGCAGACGCTGGAGGTGGCCAGCCCTTTCGACTACGCCGCCCAGGGCACGCTGGTGGCCCACCAGACCCAGGCCGACCCGCGGGAGGCCCAGGCCTTCACCGCCGAGATGGTGGACGCCCTGCTGAACGACCTGGCGCTGGTGCAGGCCGGCGCCCTGGTGCTGTTCACTTCCCGCGAGCAGATGCGCCAGGCCGTGGACGCCCTGCCCTCCCACATGCGCAGCTACGTGCTGGTGCAGAACGCCATGCCACGCACCATGCTGCTGGCCGACCACCGCAGCCGGGTGGAGTCGGGCCTGCCCTCCATCATCTTCGGCATGCAGTCGTTTGGCGAGGGACTGGATCTGCCCGGCGCACTGTGCGAGTCGCTGTTCATCACCAAGCTGCCGTTTGCCCCCCCCGATGACCCGGTGGGCGAATCCCGTGCCGAGTGGCTGCGTACCAGCGGCCGCAACCCGTTCAACGAGCTGGTGGTGCCAGCCACCGCCATCCGCCTGGCGCAATGGGTGGGCCGTGCCATCCGCACCGAGGAAGACCAGGCCCATGTCTACTGCTACGACAAGCGCCTGGTTGCCACCAGCTATGGCGCCCAGCTGCTCAAGGGCCTGCCACCGTTCACTCTGGCCAAGCGCGCAGCCTAG
- a CDS encoding Spy/CpxP family protein refolding chaperone yields the protein MALLQRSLIATATAAALAGAFTLPVWAQNTAAPAAPTAQTAPAHPHQAGRPALDPAAMHAQHMERVKPLLQLTAAQEGAWKKYVEATRPAERKAPRMDREAFNKLTTPQRIDQAQSLRKERNAAIEQRENATKAFYASLNPAQQKAFDVAMPMHGHGHGKGPGMHRGGPRDEGHPGMGQPSQAAPAAAPGA from the coding sequence ATGGCCCTCTTGCAACGCTCCCTGATCGCCACCGCCACCGCTGCTGCACTGGCCGGCGCCTTCACCCTGCCCGTGTGGGCACAGAACACCGCCGCACCGGCAGCCCCCACGGCCCAGACCGCCCCTGCCCACCCCCACCAGGCGGGCCGCCCTGCCCTGGACCCTGCCGCCATGCATGCCCAGCACATGGAACGCGTCAAGCCCTTGCTGCAGCTGACCGCCGCCCAGGAAGGTGCCTGGAAAAAGTACGTGGAAGCCACCCGCCCTGCAGAGCGCAAAGCGCCTCGCATGGACCGTGAGGCCTTCAACAAGCTGACCACGCCCCAGCGCATTGACCAGGCCCAGAGCCTGCGCAAGGAACGCAACGCCGCCATCGAGCAGCGTGAAAACGCCACCAAGGCCTTCTACGCCAGCCTGAATCCGGCGCAGCAAAAAGCATTCGATGTGGCCATGCCCATGCACGGCCACGGCCATGGCAAAGGTCCTGGCATGCACCGCGGCGGTCCCCGTGACGAAGGCCACCCCGGCATGGGTCAGCCTAGTCAGGCAGCCCCCGCTGCGGCGCCCGGCGCCTGA
- a CDS encoding recombination-associated protein RdgC, with protein sequence MFKNMIVYRIAAQWQGALEQMEEALQKTPFTPCGATQEKSSGWVPPRGEEHGLLAESVGGQWVMRYMSESKMLPASVLNRKVAEKAEAIEKEFGRKPGKKEKQELKDEAKLDLLPMAFTKQGAMWVWLDPQAKLLVLDTGAQGRADEVVTLLVESLQGFGVALLDTQTSPQAAMAHWLISQEPPVGFSVDRECELKAADESKAVVRYARHPLDIDEVKQHVEQGKLPTKLAMTWDDRVSFVLSDTLQVKKIAFLDSVLDEAGDEGGFDTDVAIATGELSRLIPDLIDALGGEGRTELGQDLPAALQPSGSGTETLAVRVAGGRPAGQGGKVTGPAEAPVDTDPQSMPF encoded by the coding sequence GTGTTCAAGAACATGATCGTGTACCGCATTGCCGCGCAATGGCAGGGTGCACTGGAACAGATGGAAGAAGCGCTGCAAAAGACGCCTTTCACCCCCTGTGGAGCGACGCAGGAAAAGTCTTCCGGCTGGGTGCCACCGCGTGGCGAGGAGCATGGGCTGCTGGCCGAAAGCGTGGGTGGCCAATGGGTGATGCGCTATATGAGCGAGAGCAAGATGCTGCCCGCCAGCGTGCTCAACCGCAAGGTGGCGGAGAAGGCCGAAGCGATTGAAAAAGAGTTCGGCCGCAAACCGGGCAAAAAGGAAAAGCAGGAGCTCAAGGACGAAGCCAAGCTGGACCTGCTGCCCATGGCCTTCACCAAGCAGGGGGCCATGTGGGTCTGGCTGGATCCGCAGGCCAAGCTGCTGGTGCTGGACACCGGCGCCCAGGGCCGTGCCGACGAGGTGGTGACGCTGCTGGTTGAAAGCCTGCAGGGCTTTGGCGTGGCGCTGCTCGATACGCAGACCAGTCCCCAGGCAGCCATGGCGCACTGGCTGATCAGCCAGGAGCCGCCGGTGGGTTTTTCGGTGGACCGCGAATGCGAGCTCAAGGCCGCGGACGAATCCAAGGCGGTGGTGCGCTACGCACGCCACCCGCTCGATATCGACGAGGTCAAGCAGCATGTGGAGCAGGGCAAGCTGCCGACCAAGCTGGCCATGACCTGGGACGACCGCGTGAGCTTTGTGCTGAGCGACACCCTGCAGGTCAAGAAGATTGCCTTCCTGGACAGCGTGCTGGATGAGGCCGGCGATGAAGGCGGTTTTGACACCGATGTGGCGATTGCCACCGGTGAATTGAGCCGCCTGATTCCGGACCTGATCGACGCCCTGGGCGGTGAAGGCCGTACCGAGCTGGGCCAGGACCTGCCTGCAGCATTGCAGCCGTCGGGCTCGGGGACCGAAACCCTGGCGGTGCGCGTGGCCGGTGGCAGGCCGGCTGGGCAGGGCGGCAAGGTGACCGGGCCGGCCGAAGCCCCGGTGGACACCGATCCGCAGAGCATGCCGTTCTGA
- a CDS encoding GGDEF domain-containing protein, with amino-acid sequence MSSLAPDFLTALGMIGLAAWVLAWVIWVLGRPFWYQGLSQGLWCNTLIGMAYLLLALVSRNASLALLMASLLLVCLATSCFTIALQRFRQSDRLVRDSLILFLPQAITMALAALLLPQDWGLFHRLHAALLLGQLLYLLWLLQRMRRSTPGSGWVLVVVAVLAQSLALLPLIVQETSPLPFSRQRLSVYEQLALWSVCLTLFVNLVLSSIGLLLMLHDRQAALDQDKARLDPLTQLPNRTALVQGLLDAMAQAVHTGMPLSVVVLDIDFFKRINDSHGHLVGDRVIQSVAHTLQSQLRKGDLAARYGGEEFVLLLPHTHSAEALPLAQRLCDAVRLSPLQLSTGPRLEFTISVGVYTAQLQQPSPWEALVAAADAAMYEAKRNGRNRVVLAQPTAESLRFFERSHRDAPF; translated from the coding sequence ATGTCTTCGTTAGCGCCAGACTTCCTCACAGCCCTGGGCATGATCGGCCTGGCTGCCTGGGTGCTGGCCTGGGTGATCTGGGTGCTGGGGCGGCCGTTCTGGTACCAGGGCCTGTCCCAGGGGCTGTGGTGCAACACCCTGATCGGCATGGCCTATCTGCTGCTGGCCCTGGTCAGCCGCAACGCCAGCCTGGCGCTGCTGATGGCCTCCCTGCTGCTGGTCTGTCTGGCCACCTCCTGTTTCACCATTGCGCTGCAGCGCTTTCGCCAGAGCGACCGCCTGGTGCGCGACAGCCTGATCCTGTTTCTGCCCCAGGCCATCACCATGGCGTTGGCAGCGCTGCTGCTGCCGCAGGACTGGGGGCTGTTTCACCGCCTGCATGCCGCCCTGCTGCTGGGCCAGCTGCTCTACCTGCTGTGGCTGCTGCAACGCATGCGCCGCAGCACGCCTGGCAGCGGCTGGGTGCTGGTGGTGGTGGCGGTGCTGGCGCAGAGTCTGGCCCTGCTGCCGCTGATCGTGCAGGAAACCTCTCCCCTGCCGTTTTCGCGCCAGCGCCTGTCGGTGTATGAGCAGTTGGCGCTGTGGAGCGTCTGCCTGACGCTGTTCGTGAACCTGGTGCTCTCCAGCATCGGTCTGCTGCTGATGCTGCACGACCGCCAGGCCGCGCTGGACCAGGACAAGGCCCGGCTCGATCCGCTGACCCAGCTGCCCAACCGCACGGCCCTGGTGCAAGGCCTGCTCGACGCCATGGCCCAGGCCGTGCACACCGGCATGCCCTTGTCGGTGGTGGTGCTGGACATCGATTTCTTCAAGCGCATCAACGACAGCCACGGCCACCTGGTGGGCGACCGGGTGATCCAGAGCGTGGCCCACACGCTGCAGAGCCAGCTGCGCAAAGGCGATCTGGCGGCGCGCTATGGCGGGGAGGAGTTCGTGCTGCTGCTGCCCCACACCCATTCCGCCGAGGCCCTGCCCCTGGCCCAGCGCCTGTGCGATGCCGTGCGCCTGAGCCCGTTGCAGCTGAGCACCGGCCCCCGCCTGGAGTTCACCATCAGTGTGGGGGTCTACACCGCCCAGCTCCAGCAGCCCAGCCCATGGGAGGCCCTGGTGGCGGCCGCCGATGCCGCCATGTACGAAGCCAAGCGCAACGGCCGCAACCGGGTGGTGCTGGCACAGCCCACGGCAGAGTCGCTGCGTTTCTTTGAGCGCAGCCACCGCGACGCGCCGTTTTGA